The genomic stretch GGGTTTCTATGAGTGGTTGAAGAAGGGGCCTggggggaaggagaaagtgCCGCATTTTGTGAAGCGGAAGGATGGGGAGTTGATGCTTTTTGCTGGGTTGTGGGATTGTGTTTCTTATGAAGGTGAGTTTGTGGACATATATTGGGTTGATTATTTGGTGGTTAGGCTGACATGCTGTGGAAggggaggatgagaagctcTACACGTATACGATTATTACGACGTCCTCGAACTCTTATCTGAAGTTCCTCCATGATCGCATGCCGGTGATTCTTGATCCGAATAGTGAGGCGATGAAGATATGGCTGGATCCGACTCGGACGACGTGGTCGAAGGAACTGCAGTCTGTGCTAAAGCCGTACAAGGGCGAGTTGGAATGCTATCCCGTTCCCAAGGAGGTTGGCAAGGTCGGAAACAACTCCCCCGACTTCATTGTACCGGTAAGTagtaaagaaaacaagagTAATATTGCGAACTTCTTTGCAaatgcaaagaaaaagaccgaGCCGGGTGTCAAAGTCGAAGGCGATGGCATTACGGATCAAAATATAGTCAAGAACGAAGATGATCCGAGTCCAACGAAGGATAGTGAATGGAGTGAAGACAATGCACCCAAGCCAGCAGCGGGCATCAAGAGGGAACGCACCCCCGAGGGACCTGGAGAGGTAGCAGAtgaggaggtgaagaagccAAAAACAGAGCTGCGCACCCCTTCGCCAAAGAAGGTCACAGAGCATACCCCAGTATCGAAGCGACAGACAAGCCCCGCCGGAAAGAAGATGCGAAGTGCGACTCATAATGAAAAGCCGATTAAAAAGGTAAATGTGAAGAAAGCCGATGGATCTCACCCAATCACAAAATTTTTCTCAACCTGAAGTTGTTCTGCCTCTATCAAAATAGCATGGTGTGAGCTATTCGGACTGTGCCCTGCAATGCTAACCGTCATGATGCGATATGAGATGCGATATGAACCAACTGGCCTGCAGTTTAGCCATAATTATCATCAAGCCCATTAAAATACACTCGAATAATGTACATGAATTCTCAATTCGTCCGCTATTGACTCTCCTGCTGGCGCAGCCTCTGTACCAACTTTTCTCTAAGGAATGGGCTCAAACCCAAACTAGATCTGCTGTTAGTACTGTTCAGTGTCATTTGAAGAAGTTGTGACCTACATTCCGTCCCGAGTCACGATCCGATAAGTACCTATTGAAGTCAGCTATGCCCACTGGAACGTTCTGTACAGAAACACCATACCACTTGGCTGATAATTTCCGTTGCTTCCCACGAAACTACCGTCACTGTCGACCTCAAGACTTCCAAAAATATCTTCAGGCCATGCGATCCGGCCATACTCAGGTGGCCGCCTATTGTCTGAAAGGTGTATCCAGCCTCCTCGCCCGGCGGATCCAGCACCACCTTGGCCGCTCGCTCCACCGCTGGAATCTGCTGCACTGTGCCGTCTTCTGGCACGCCCACCCGTCAACAGGACGCCACCAGAGCCCAGGTTAGCGCCAGATGTAGACACCATCACCTGGGCTTGGGAGACAGCGTCCGGGTCCTGGTGGCCATACTCAGAGACCACATCCTGTAGGATCTTCAGGAATTCCGGGTTCTCCTTAAAGGAGTCCGTCGTAGGGGGCAGTTTAGAAGTGACACCAATGGACAATCTAGAGTTTGGAGGTTCTGACGGCAACAATGACAAGAC from Aspergillus oryzae RIB40 DNA, chromosome 1 encodes the following:
- a CDS encoding uncharacterized protein (predicted protein); protein product: MFAIRTFVRNTPSLSRWSQIRGVSTLENHPHIYVFPSNGSHVLSLLPSEPPNSRLSIGVTSKLPPTTDSFKENPEFLKILQDVVSEYGHQDPDAVSQAQVMVSTSGANLGSGGVLLTGGRARRRHSAADSSGGASGQGGAGSAGRGGWIHLSDNRRPPEYGRIAWPEDIFGSLEVDSDGSFVGSNGNYQPSGTYRIVTRDGILGLSPFLREKLVQRLRQQESQ